One segment of candidate division KSB1 bacterium DNA contains the following:
- a CDS encoding sigma-54 dependent transcriptional regulator, which translates to MQEKSILIVDDEESVRDSLERVLRKAGYVTRSASSGEEALALMSAAAADIVLTDLRMPDGDGMNLLKSLKKKYPDVEVIVLTGYGTIETAVEAIKEGAYDFITKPPKKAVILSTVERAIERQNLAQENKYLKAQLGRGDYEEIIGRSQAFQQVMQMVERVAPLISTVLITGESGTGKELIARAIHRKSPRAKNRFIPVNSAAIPENLIESELFGHVKGAFTGAMRDKQGLFKVADGGTLFLDEISSVPLNLQVKLLRAIEQKEILPVGSTRPEIIDVRIIAATNKDLAAEVAQGNFREDLYYRLNVVGINIPPLRERVEDIPELVNHFIKVYNAQLNKQIRGAHEAVLNAFKTYEWKGNVRELENVVERAMIMCDSDMLQLAHFPPMFLAKPGLEEVEGGLKGSVRKFERDAIFKALQAAGQDKSKAASLLGMSLSTLYRKMAELGIPSKE; encoded by the coding sequence GTGCAGGAAAAATCCATTCTCATCGTCGATGACGAGGAAAGCGTGCGGGATTCGCTGGAGCGGGTGCTGCGCAAGGCGGGTTACGTCACGCGCAGTGCCAGCTCCGGTGAGGAGGCCCTGGCGCTCATGTCCGCCGCCGCCGCCGACATCGTCCTGACTGATTTGCGCATGCCAGACGGTGACGGCATGAACCTGCTCAAGAGCCTGAAGAAGAAGTATCCCGACGTCGAGGTGATCGTGCTCACCGGCTATGGCACCATCGAGACGGCGGTGGAGGCGATCAAGGAGGGGGCCTATGATTTCATCACCAAGCCGCCCAAAAAGGCGGTGATCCTGAGCACCGTGGAGCGCGCCATCGAACGCCAGAATCTGGCGCAGGAGAACAAGTATCTCAAAGCGCAACTGGGCCGCGGCGATTATGAAGAGATCATCGGCAGGAGCCAGGCCTTTCAGCAGGTCATGCAGATGGTCGAGCGCGTCGCGCCGTTGATTTCCACGGTCTTGATCACCGGGGAAAGCGGCACCGGCAAGGAGCTGATCGCGCGCGCCATACACCGCAAAAGCCCGCGCGCCAAAAACCGCTTCATTCCGGTCAACAGTGCCGCCATTCCGGAAAACCTGATCGAGAGCGAGCTGTTCGGCCATGTCAAGGGCGCCTTCACCGGCGCGATGCGCGACAAGCAGGGCCTGTTCAAGGTGGCGGACGGCGGCACGCTCTTTCTCGACGAGATCTCGAGTGTGCCTCTCAACCTGCAGGTCAAACTGCTGCGTGCCATCGAGCAAAAGGAGATTCTGCCGGTGGGCAGCACGCGGCCGGAAATCATCGACGTGCGCATCATTGCCGCCACCAACAAGGACCTGGCGGCGGAGGTGGCGCAGGGCAACTTCCGCGAGGATTTGTATTACCGCCTGAATGTGGTCGGCATCAACATCCCGCCCCTGCGCGAACGGGTGGAAGACATTCCCGAGCTGGTCAATCACTTCATCAAAGTCTACAATGCCCAATTGAACAAGCAGATTCGCGGCGCCCACGAGGCGGTGTTGAATGCTTTCAAAACCTATGAGTGGAAAGGCAACGTGCGCGAGCTGGAAAACGTGGTGGAGCGCGCCATGATCATGTGCGACAGCGACATGCTGCAGCTCGCCCACTTTCCCCCGATGTTTCTGGCCAAACCCGGCCTGGAGGAGGTCGAGGGCGGCTTGAAAGGCTCGGTGCGAAAATTCGAGCGCGATGCCATTTTCAAGGCGCTGCAGGCAGCCGGCCAGGACAAGAGCAAAGCCGCCAGCCTGTTGGGCATGAGCCTTTCCACGCTCTATCGCAAAATGGCGGAGCTGGGCATTCCCAGCAAGGAATAG